A DNA window from Roseovarius sp. Pro17 contains the following coding sequences:
- a CDS encoding DegT/DnrJ/EryC1/StrS family aminotransferase produces the protein MPAKFTGSFTQQEAIPADAIAAAVAVLQSGRLHRYNLVGDEAGEVAQLEAEYRDWQGSQYCLAVTSGGQALQIALRACGLRPGEAVLTNGFTLAPVPGAISAVGGTAILVEIDAGLRLDLEDLEAKIASSRARVLLLSHMRGHLCDMDRLMRICDGAGVTVIEDCAHTMGARWNGKRSGNFGKVACFSTQTYKHMNSGEGGFLATDDVELAARATILSGSYMMYARHGAGPAPDAFAEARYQMPNCSARMDALRAAILRPQLAQLDSNVERWNARYRAVEADLKGHPRITTISLPAEELHVGSSIQFRMPDFTAAQCRAMSDAAKARGVELKWFGAAEPVGFTSAHPSWRYVTAQDLPETDRILATLFDMRLPLSFSEADCALIAELICDAASEVAP, from the coding sequence GTGCCCGCCAAGTTCACAGGGTCATTCACCCAGCAGGAGGCAATCCCCGCGGACGCCATCGCCGCTGCGGTGGCGGTCCTGCAATCGGGGCGCCTGCACCGCTACAATCTTGTGGGTGACGAGGCGGGCGAGGTCGCGCAGCTGGAGGCCGAGTATCGCGATTGGCAAGGCAGCCAGTATTGCCTTGCCGTCACTTCGGGCGGCCAGGCCCTGCAGATCGCGCTGCGCGCCTGTGGTCTGCGCCCCGGCGAGGCGGTGCTGACCAACGGCTTTACCCTGGCCCCAGTGCCCGGTGCCATCAGCGCCGTCGGTGGCACCGCAATTCTGGTCGAGATCGACGCAGGCCTGCGACTGGATCTGGAGGATCTCGAGGCCAAGATCGCAAGCTCACGCGCGCGCGTTCTGCTGCTGTCGCATATGCGCGGCCATCTTTGCGACATGGACCGGCTGATGCGCATTTGCGACGGCGCAGGCGTCACAGTGATCGAGGATTGCGCCCACACGATGGGCGCGCGCTGGAATGGAAAGCGCTCGGGCAATTTCGGCAAGGTGGCCTGCTTTTCGACGCAGACCTACAAGCACATGAATTCTGGCGAAGGCGGGTTTCTGGCCACCGATGACGTCGAGCTTGCCGCGCGGGCAACGATCCTGTCGGGCAGCTACATGATGTATGCGCGCCATGGCGCGGGTCCGGCGCCCGACGCCTTTGCCGAGGCGCGCTACCAGATGCCGAATTGTTCGGCCCGGATGGATGCGCTGCGCGCCGCGATCCTGCGACCGCAACTGGCGCAGCTGGATAGCAACGTGGAGCGCTGGAACGCGCGATATCGCGCCGTCGAGGCGGACCTCAAGGGGCATCCGCGCATCACCACCATTTCCCTGCCCGCAGAAGAGCTTCACGTCGGCTCGTCCATCCAGTTCAGGATGCCGGATTTCACCGCTGCCCAGTGCCGCGCCATGTCGGACGCCGCCAAGGCGCGCGGGGTCGAGTTGAAGTGGTTCGGCGCGGCCGAGCCTGTAGGCTTTACCTCGGCGCATCCCAGCTGGCGCTACGTGACGGCGCAAGATTTGCCCGAAACCGACCGCATCCTTGCCACGCTTTTCGACATGCGCCTGCCGCTCAGCTTTTCCGAGGCGGACTGCGCCCTGATCGCCGAGCTGATCTGCGACGCGGCAAGTGAGGTGGCGCCATGA
- a CDS encoding aspartate/glutamate racemase family protein: protein MSRNLVGVLGGMGPEATILLQQRLLATVTARDDADHIPLLIDMNPQVPSRIAHLIEGTGTDPAPTLAQMALRLEDAGATALAMPCNTAHHYAPQIAAAVAIPLLNMVDLSVAHAAQFAPEGASIGMLASPAVQQTGVFDPALRRAGMTALWPEDTGRMLDAIRSIKAHGPTPEARQIVQDAAHELTGKGAALLFVACSEFSLLAPDLHAAVPVIDTVDVLARTIRDHTQMKSS from the coding sequence ATGAGCCGCAATCTCGTCGGAGTACTGGGGGGCATGGGCCCCGAGGCGACCATCCTTCTGCAGCAGCGCCTTTTGGCCACGGTAACAGCGCGCGACGATGCGGACCACATTCCTCTGCTCATCGACATGAACCCGCAAGTGCCCTCGCGCATCGCCCATCTGATCGAAGGCACCGGCACGGACCCTGCCCCGACCCTCGCGCAGATGGCGCTGCGGCTGGAGGATGCCGGGGCCACGGCGCTGGCCATGCCCTGCAACACCGCCCATCATTATGCGCCGCAGATTGCGGCGGCGGTTGCTATCCCGCTGCTGAACATGGTGGATCTGTCGGTCGCCCACGCCGCGCAATTCGCGCCTGAGGGCGCCAGTATCGGCATGCTCGCCTCGCCCGCCGTGCAGCAGACCGGGGTCTTCGATCCGGCCCTCCGCCGTGCGGGGATGACGGCCCTTTGGCCCGAGGACACTGGCCGCATGCTGGACGCGATCCGTAGCATCAAGGCGCATGGCCCCACCCCCGAGGCCCGCCAGATCGTGCAGGATGCCGCGCATGAACTGACGGGAAAGGGCGCCGCGCTTCTTTTTGTCGCCTGCTCCGAATTCTCGCTGCTGGCCCCCGATTTGCACGCCGCCGTTCCGGTCATCGACACGGTCGATGTGCTGGCGCGCACGATACGTGACCACACCCAGATGAAATCGAGTTGA
- the hisD gene encoding histidinol dehydrogenase produces MAITYLKAAEPRPTGENNDVRDIVAIMLANIEREGETAVRDYAQKLDGWSGDIVLSDKARRAACARVPEDLKNDIRFAQTNIQRFAEAQKATMGECEIEVMPGLIAGQKQIPVSSAGCYVPGGRYSHVASTLMTITTAKVAGVPHITAVSPTRPDIGIPDAIVFAMDLCGADLILNLGGVQGIAAMANGLFGGRPADILVGPGNSYVAEAKRMLFGEVGIDMFAGPTDSLVIADYTASAETVVWDLISQAEHGMDSPVWLVTTNRALATDVLARVPSVIDSLPEPNRAAARTAWAERAEVILCDTREEAAEVSDRYAPEHLQVQAEDLDWWLNRLSAYGSLFLGEETTVAFGDKTSGPNHVLPTSGAARYTGGLSVHKFTKTVTWQRCDAAASHELALRTARISRVEGMEGHARAAELRLRPQPA; encoded by the coding sequence ATGGCCATCACCTATCTGAAAGCAGCCGAACCCCGCCCTACGGGCGAAAATAATGATGTCCGCGATATTGTCGCCATCATGCTCGCCAATATCGAGCGCGAAGGCGAGACGGCGGTGCGCGACTATGCGCAAAAGCTGGACGGCTGGTCGGGCGACATCGTGCTCTCGGACAAGGCCCGCCGTGCCGCCTGCGCCCGGGTCCCCGAGGATCTCAAGAACGACATCCGCTTTGCGCAGACCAACATCCAACGCTTTGCCGAGGCGCAGAAGGCGACGATGGGCGAATGCGAGATCGAGGTGATGCCCGGCCTGATCGCCGGTCAGAAACAGATCCCGGTGTCCAGCGCAGGCTGCTACGTGCCCGGCGGCCGCTACAGCCACGTGGCCAGCACGCTGATGACGATCACCACGGCCAAGGTCGCGGGCGTGCCGCATATTACCGCGGTCTCACCCACGCGCCCCGATATCGGCATCCCCGATGCCATCGTCTTCGCCATGGATCTGTGCGGCGCGGACCTGATCCTAAACCTCGGCGGTGTTCAGGGAATCGCCGCCATGGCCAATGGGCTCTTTGGCGGTAGGCCTGCCGATATTCTCGTCGGTCCCGGCAACAGCTATGTCGCCGAGGCCAAGCGGATGCTGTTCGGCGAAGTCGGCATCGACATGTTTGCCGGGCCGACGGATTCGCTGGTCATCGCGGATTACACCGCCTCAGCTGAAACCGTCGTCTGGGATCTGATCAGCCAGGCCGAGCATGGCATGGACAGCCCCGTCTGGCTGGTGACCACCAACCGGGCACTGGCGACGGATGTGCTTGCCCGTGTCCCTTCTGTGATCGACAGCCTGCCAGAGCCGAACAGGGCGGCGGCCCGCACCGCTTGGGCCGAACGAGCCGAGGTGATCCTCTGCGACACTCGCGAAGAGGCGGCCGAGGTGTCGGACCGCTACGCGCCCGAACATCTGCAGGTGCAGGCCGAGGATCTGGATTGGTGGCTGAACCGTTTGTCAGCCTATGGCTCGCTCTTTCTGGGCGAGGAAACCACCGTCGCCTTCGGGGACAAGACCTCGGGCCCCAACCACGTGCTGCCGACCAGCGGCGCGGCGCGCTATACCGGCGGGCTGTCGGTGCATAAATTCACCAAGACCGTGACCTGGCAACGTTGCGACGCCGCCGCCTCGCACGAGTTGGCTTTGCGAACAGCGCGGATCAGCCGGGTCGAGGGGATGGAGGGGCATGCGCGGGCCGCCGAACTGCGGCTGCGGCCCCAGCCCGCCTGA
- a CDS encoding YeiH family protein, whose product MLATVIAASATFMSEHYGAPVMLFALLIGIAFHFLSEQESCAAGIDFAAKTLLRFGVGLLGLRLGLAEVTSLGFAPVAAIIGFVLATLACGALMSYLFGRRLAFGMLAGGSVAICGASAALAIASVLPPHKDREQDTLFVVIGVTALSTIAMITYPILFQSLGLSDIQSGFLVGATIHDVAQVVGAGYSISDEAGVIATYVKILRVALLPVVMLVVMFSFRGAQQQRVSVPWFLVMFAICAVVANLGLVPSAPIAVLNEVSRWCLVIAISALGVKTSLGRIIKVKASYSIILIVETLFLLMIALFYTVYIGT is encoded by the coding sequence TTGCTGGCCACAGTCATCGCGGCCTCCGCCACCTTCATGTCCGAGCATTATGGCGCGCCCGTCATGCTGTTTGCCCTGCTGATCGGCATCGCATTTCACTTCTTGTCGGAACAGGAAAGCTGCGCGGCGGGGATCGATTTTGCGGCGAAAACGCTGCTGCGCTTCGGGGTCGGGCTCTTGGGATTGCGCCTCGGACTGGCCGAGGTGACCAGCCTCGGGTTCGCCCCCGTCGCTGCGATCATCGGATTCGTCCTGGCAACACTCGCCTGCGGGGCGCTGATGTCATACCTTTTCGGTCGGCGCCTGGCCTTTGGCATGCTCGCTGGCGGCTCTGTGGCGATTTGCGGCGCGTCGGCCGCATTAGCCATCGCCTCGGTTCTGCCGCCACACAAGGACCGGGAACAAGACACCCTCTTTGTCGTGATCGGCGTCACAGCCCTGTCGACCATTGCGATGATCACATACCCGATCCTGTTTCAATCGCTCGGCCTCAGCGATATTCAGAGCGGTTTTCTCGTAGGGGCAACCATACACGATGTCGCCCAGGTCGTCGGCGCGGGATACTCGATCAGCGACGAGGCCGGCGTGATCGCTACCTATGTCAAAATACTGCGCGTTGCGCTGCTGCCGGTCGTAATGCTGGTTGTCATGTTCAGTTTTCGTGGCGCGCAGCAGCAACGCGTGAGCGTGCCATGGTTTCTGGTGATGTTTGCCATCTGTGCCGTCGTGGCGAATTTAGGACTCGTCCCTTCTGCACCAATTGCAGTACTGAACGAAGTGTCGCGCTGGTGCCTGGTCATCGCGATCTCAGCACTTGGGGTGAAAACCAGCCTTGGCCGGATCATCAAAGTAAAGGCGAGCTATAGCATCATCTTGATCGTCGAAACGCTTTTTTTGTTGATGATTGCGTTGTTTTATACTGTTTATATCGGCACTTAG
- a CDS encoding Nif11-like leader peptide family natural product precursor, producing the protein MADKYEKGPLVFIKATLEDKALAEKVHEAIERGGMVTAKAVMEIAEREGYSFSREEFQEAVLKEYRKKFEAGDTSFEVFFGPNAATNAPESSCQKGCISWTYNNYHPGHDLTS; encoded by the coding sequence ATGGCAGACAAATATGAAAAGGGCCCGCTGGTTTTCATCAAGGCGACACTCGAGGACAAGGCTTTGGCGGAAAAGGTCCACGAGGCCATCGAACGCGGCGGAATGGTGACGGCCAAGGCTGTCATGGAGATCGCCGAGCGCGAAGGCTATTCGTTTTCAAGAGAGGAATTTCAGGAAGCGGTTCTGAAGGAATATAGAAAGAAATTCGAGGCAGGCGACACAAGCTTCGAGGTATTTTTCGGACCGAATGCCGCGACCAACGCGCCCGAAAGCTCTTGTCAGAAAGGCTGCATCAGTTGGACCTACAACAACTATCACCCCGGTCATGACTTGACGTCCTGA
- a CDS encoding DUF4135 domain-containing protein has translation MASIERDIQDDWITGGRKFPFQDAFAGYLAQARKRANWPKRDSVFGPVARRQLEEYLVSRLTFIAARVLGQEFYAFRFRSDISTAFDAIQDARPESFVIYRSFVDQLASLHLDDLLSKYPHLRRHLTDCASQWVAEVGEIETRLRRDIEKLAQKTSIVGPCEQVVQKLLPGLSDPHNHGRAVALLSFRGGGHVIYKPRSVAGEAVFDELVARLNTKSPPARLRSAWVVPGDEYGWMNYMRASEGAARSYAYGCVLALLHVLCATDIHHENVVTVDGQAIPIDLETILNHTTYARLPASRVPSETGDVLHTGFLPRWRTTASGEVYDGSTFGLDLSQLTQVQIWHRLNCDQMTIGQAEHGKGPRLLSRSKAALEADRDAVCSGFEDYYDFILNERQALTSDPQLLAKMDRVCPRALLRDTDTYAAAIRYLLSPSFLMGDQLQNEFFERLKQAWSAQGDGILGEAVGDEIRHLRRLDIPYLTTAHLQTECGIHRSNVFRRQLDSLGKRDRNRQLRSIRDAFSQRFGLQNDGSVEGSRA, from the coding sequence GTGGCGTCGATCGAAAGGGATATCCAGGACGACTGGATCACCGGCGGTCGGAAGTTTCCGTTTCAGGATGCCTTTGCGGGATACCTCGCACAGGCGCGCAAGCGCGCGAACTGGCCGAAACGCGATAGCGTGTTTGGCCCTGTGGCCCGCAGGCAATTGGAAGAATACCTTGTCTCCCGGCTGACATTTATTGCCGCCCGTGTGCTTGGCCAGGAATTCTATGCCTTCCGGTTTCGCAGCGACATATCGACGGCCTTCGACGCCATTCAGGACGCGCGACCAGAGTCGTTTGTCATATATCGATCTTTTGTCGACCAACTGGCGTCGCTGCATCTGGACGACTTGCTGTCGAAATACCCGCATCTCCGGCGGCACTTGACTGACTGCGCTAGCCAATGGGTTGCTGAAGTCGGTGAAATCGAAACCCGACTGCGCCGGGACATCGAAAAATTGGCGCAAAAGACCAGCATCGTCGGACCTTGCGAGCAGGTGGTGCAAAAGCTGCTGCCGGGCCTCTCGGACCCCCACAACCATGGGCGCGCCGTCGCTCTTTTGTCGTTTCGCGGCGGTGGCCATGTGATCTACAAGCCGCGATCCGTGGCCGGAGAAGCCGTCTTTGATGAATTGGTGGCCCGCCTGAACACGAAAAGCCCGCCTGCGCGGCTGAGATCGGCGTGGGTTGTGCCGGGAGATGAATACGGCTGGATGAATTACATGCGTGCCTCGGAGGGTGCCGCGCGGTCCTATGCCTACGGCTGTGTGTTGGCGCTGCTGCATGTGCTCTGTGCCACGGATATTCACCACGAAAATGTCGTGACCGTTGACGGACAGGCCATTCCCATCGATCTGGAAACGATCCTCAATCACACGACCTACGCGCGACTGCCCGCGAGCAGGGTGCCTTCGGAAACCGGCGATGTCCTGCACACCGGCTTCTTGCCGCGTTGGCGGACAACCGCGAGCGGCGAGGTCTATGACGGCAGCACTTTCGGGTTGGACTTGAGCCAGTTGACTCAAGTGCAAATCTGGCACCGGCTGAATTGCGACCAGATGACCATCGGACAGGCGGAGCATGGCAAAGGACCCCGATTGTTATCTCGTTCGAAGGCAGCGCTTGAAGCTGATCGGGATGCCGTCTGCAGCGGGTTCGAGGATTACTATGATTTCATCCTGAACGAGAGGCAGGCGCTGACGAGTGATCCGCAATTGCTGGCAAAGATGGATCGTGTGTGTCCACGTGCGCTGTTGCGCGATACCGATACCTATGCGGCGGCCATACGTTACTTGCTCAGCCCCAGTTTCCTGATGGGCGATCAGTTGCAAAACGAGTTTTTCGAGCGACTGAAGCAGGCGTGGAGCGCTCAAGGTGACGGGATACTTGGTGAGGCCGTTGGCGACGAGATACGACACCTCAGGCGGCTTGATATTCCTTATCTGACGACGGCACATTTGCAAACGGAATGCGGAATCCACCGCTCCAACGTGTTTCGAAGGCAGCTGGATAGCTTGGGCAAACGCGACAGAAACCGGCAATTGCGGTCTATCCGTGACGCATTCAGTCAACGGTTCGGATTGCAGAATGACGGTTCTGTCGAAGGTTCCCGAGCTTGA
- a CDS encoding TniQ family protein: MYRPLPLRPTLAPRETIPSFLSRLAEVNGLGAKDFARDMAISFKRLLNLEDEPLEALAGCAGLDADAVETLVSWTGRPIGDVRMEFRAEVFVSRSLRNPTMRGCSVCLREDVEAYDGPPLEAMIMRGDWQFRGVVLCLRHHHPLVPLWTAARPSDRHDIGAHLNEIAHDLIAGKLDRQLQSPTAYDFWLDSRLENGRDATWLAQHGLYSAASFCRILGRELLSLESPTELNEISLEMRSRARGFEVASKGEASILAALKELMQFAISRKLKITGALGDLFYRRKSSISFDLDCFAPFHRILRQFAIENWPIETGEFVYGKPFPERILHSVRSASTEIGIGRDLLG, from the coding sequence ATGTATAGGCCGCTGCCGCTCCGCCCTACACTTGCCCCTCGCGAGACCATTCCGTCTTTCCTTTCCAGGTTGGCGGAAGTGAACGGTCTTGGCGCCAAGGATTTTGCGCGGGATATGGCGATATCCTTCAAACGGCTTCTGAACCTTGAAGACGAGCCCTTGGAGGCGCTTGCCGGTTGCGCCGGTCTTGATGCAGACGCTGTGGAGACACTGGTCTCTTGGACCGGGCGCCCAATCGGAGATGTGCGAATGGAGTTTCGCGCCGAGGTTTTCGTATCTCGCAGCCTCCGAAACCCGACCATGAGGGGATGTTCAGTGTGTTTGCGGGAGGATGTCGAAGCCTACGATGGCCCGCCGCTGGAAGCCATGATCATGCGCGGGGATTGGCAGTTTCGCGGTGTTGTCCTGTGCCTGCGCCATCATCATCCCCTGGTGCCATTGTGGACTGCCGCACGTCCAAGCGATCGGCACGACATCGGCGCGCATCTCAACGAGATTGCTCATGACCTCATAGCGGGTAAGCTTGACCGACAACTACAATCCCCGACCGCCTATGATTTCTGGCTGGACAGTCGCCTCGAGAACGGGCGCGATGCCACTTGGCTCGCGCAGCATGGTCTTTATTCAGCCGCTAGTTTTTGCAGGATCCTTGGACGGGAACTGCTCAGTCTCGAATCCCCCACCGAATTAAACGAAATCAGCCTGGAAATGCGGTCCCGCGCAAGAGGCTTCGAAGTTGCAAGCAAGGGCGAAGCGAGCATTCTCGCGGCGCTTAAAGAACTCATGCAATTTGCGATCAGTCGCAAGCTGAAGATCACCGGGGCGTTGGGCGACCTGTTCTACAGAAGGAAGTCCAGTATATCTTTTGATCTGGATTGTTTTGCGCCTTTTCACCGCATCCTGCGACAGTTCGCAATAGAAAACTGGCCAATCGAAACAGGGGAATTCGTCTACGGGAAACCGTTCCCAGAGCGCATCCTGCACTCAGTCAGGTCGGCGTCGACGGAAATAGGCATAGGACGGGACTTGTTAGGCTAA
- a CDS encoding TniB family NTP-binding protein: MSYVNREKFEVAEPLKAAHFDFPRARVLRDAFEDCVTDYYTKSSIGGLEARGLIITGLSRVGKSQETRKLIDDFNESATEMPDGRPGRIVSCVLSGRVSWKDLGIQTLNALGYEIRSSRTQAYIWERVVDQARRQGVIGVHYDECQHVFVEGAKANRYFLDSFKSMMKEPSWPLMLFLSGVPTLTKFVKPYEQLSNLLQPIHFEEINFKRDLQLLNSLMFAFADKAHVDIEKLSTPDFLARLDHACGHRWGLVIEIVIAALVRCRVQKRTQIDVNDFVEEFALRTGIPKKFSPFTAPDFREVFDASKLPDLTE, translated from the coding sequence ATGAGCTATGTAAACAGGGAAAAATTTGAGGTAGCCGAACCCTTGAAGGCCGCGCATTTTGACTTTCCGCGCGCCAGGGTCCTGCGTGACGCGTTCGAGGACTGTGTCACGGATTACTACACCAAGTCATCCATCGGTGGTCTCGAGGCGCGTGGGTTGATCATCACTGGCCTCTCACGTGTTGGCAAGTCACAGGAGACGAGGAAGCTGATCGATGACTTCAATGAGAGTGCCACGGAAATGCCGGACGGGCGTCCTGGACGGATTGTCAGCTGCGTGCTGTCTGGCCGTGTCTCATGGAAAGATCTTGGCATTCAGACCCTCAATGCACTTGGATATGAAATCAGGAGCAGTCGGACGCAGGCCTATATTTGGGAAAGGGTTGTCGACCAAGCGAGACGGCAGGGAGTAATTGGGGTTCATTACGATGAATGCCAGCACGTATTTGTCGAAGGCGCCAAGGCAAACCGATATTTTCTCGACAGCTTCAAGTCCATGATGAAGGAGCCTTCTTGGCCTCTGATGCTGTTTCTCTCTGGCGTGCCAACGCTGACGAAATTCGTGAAGCCCTATGAGCAGCTTTCAAACCTTCTGCAGCCCATTCATTTCGAAGAGATCAATTTCAAGCGCGACCTGCAGCTTCTGAATAGCCTTATGTTTGCCTTCGCGGACAAAGCCCATGTCGATATCGAGAAGCTTTCAACACCAGATTTTCTTGCGCGGCTTGATCATGCCTGTGGCCATAGATGGGGCCTTGTCATCGAAATCGTGATCGCCGCGCTGGTCAGGTGTCGAGTGCAGAAGAGGACACAGATTGACGTGAACGATTTCGTCGAAGAATTCGCTTTGAGAACGGGCATTCCGAAAAAGTTCTCACCGTTTACGGCGCCGGATTTCCGAGAGGTCTTCGATGCCTCTAAGCTCCCCGATCTCACAGAGTAG
- a CDS encoding transposase codes for MTHDAYDPNRENAHWDWLRLQLPSEGVTRLFPDDAACLARVKAVRWPNGVACGRCGQDEPRTLKTRSVFECRACKRQFSCKAGTVFHRSRIPLTIWF; via the coding sequence ATGACGCATGATGCATATGATCCGAATAGGGAAAACGCCCACTGGGATTGGCTTCGGCTGCAACTACCAAGCGAAGGGGTTACAAGACTGTTTCCCGATGACGCAGCCTGTCTGGCAAGAGTGAAGGCCGTGCGATGGCCAAACGGTGTTGCCTGTGGCCGTTGTGGTCAGGATGAACCTAGAACGTTGAAGACCAGAAGCGTTTTCGAGTGCCGGGCCTGCAAGCGCCAATTCTCATGCAAAGCCGGAACCGTTTTTCACAGGTCCCGGATCCCGCTGACTATCTGGTTTTGA
- the trpS gene encoding tryptophan--tRNA ligase, with product MTNNPVILTGDRTTGPLHIGHFAGSLRNRLRFQDSHDQYLLLADTQALTDNAHDPAKIRRSVMEVALDYLAVGIDPEKSTICLQSHLPALAELSMLYLNFVTVARLERNPTIKDEIRVRGFGHNVPAGFLCYPAAQAADITAFRATREPVGADQAPLIEQTNEIVRRINAAAEKDILPEAEAVIPRSGRLPGIDGKAKMSKSGGNAIPLSASPDAIATAVRAMYTDPGHLRIDDPGKVEGNVVFAYLDAFDEDEAAVQELKAQYGRGGLGDAVIKRRLNGVLEALIAPIRQRREEFAKHPDHVLNVIRAGTQRAREVTEATKRDVVNGLGLFQL from the coding sequence ATGACCAACAACCCCGTCATCCTGACAGGCGACCGTACCACGGGGCCACTGCATATCGGCCATTTCGCCGGCTCGTTGCGCAATCGTCTGCGCTTTCAGGACAGCCATGACCAGTATCTGCTGCTTGCGGACACGCAGGCACTGACCGACAATGCGCATGATCCTGCCAAGATCCGGCGCAGCGTAATGGAGGTCGCGCTGGATTATCTCGCCGTCGGCATCGATCCGGAGAAGAGCACGATCTGCCTGCAGTCGCATCTGCCCGCGCTTGCTGAGCTTTCGATGCTCTATCTGAACTTCGTCACCGTCGCCCGACTGGAGCGAAACCCTACGATCAAGGACGAGATCCGGGTGCGCGGCTTCGGGCACAATGTCCCGGCGGGATTCCTGTGCTATCCGGCCGCTCAGGCGGCGGACATCACGGCATTCAGAGCGACGCGCGAGCCAGTCGGCGCGGACCAGGCGCCTTTGATCGAGCAGACGAACGAGATCGTGCGCCGCATCAATGCGGCCGCCGAAAAGGACATCCTGCCGGAGGCGGAGGCTGTCATTCCCCGGTCTGGCCGACTGCCCGGCATCGACGGCAAGGCGAAGATGTCCAAATCAGGCGGCAACGCCATACCCCTCTCCGCTTCGCCGGACGCAATCGCGACGGCGGTGCGCGCGATGTATACCGATCCGGGACATCTGCGGATCGACGATCCCGGGAAAGTCGAAGGCAATGTCGTCTTCGCCTATCTCGATGCATTCGACGAAGACGAGGCTGCCGTCCAGGAGCTGAAAGCGCAATATGGACGCGGCGGTCTTGGCGACGCCGTGATCAAACGCCGCCTCAACGGCGTACTGGAGGCTCTGATCGCGCCGATCCGGCAGCGCCGGGAAGAGTTCGCCAAGCACCCTGACCACGTGCTGAATGTGATCCGTGCCGGGACGCAGAGGGCCAGAGAGGTGACCGAGGCCACTAAGCGTGACGTCGTGAACGGTCTGGGGCTGTTCCAGCTCTGA
- a CDS encoding type II toxin-antitoxin system Phd/YefM family antitoxin: MQYSITYAKKHLSALIAAAERGEDIIITRRGRPVARLVAFRAKLPELKTGSADDATGDHTDITGSLQEGDGTGGSKSRQA, translated from the coding sequence ATGCAGTACAGCATAACATATGCTAAGAAACACCTTTCGGCGCTTATCGCGGCCGCTGAGCGCGGCGAGGATATCATTATCACGCGCCGCGGCCGCCCGGTCGCGCGACTGGTCGCGTTCAGGGCGAAGCTCCCTGAATTGAAGACAGGCTCGGCGGACGATGCGACCGGGGACCATACAGACATCACAGGCTCTCTTCAGGAGGGTGATGGGACGGGGGGCAGTAAGAGCCGTCAAGCTTGA
- a CDS encoding metallophosphoesterase has product MTDTPKVMVLADLHLDEWLAAGRDPLAALDAGMLAALDALIVAGDLANKPKVRWSKLLAHLGQYVPLSRIHVLPGNHDYYDHVLDGDERLARICTEAGAHFAQKRVIAFGATRYLCCTLWTDFAIRGSVEGGMYEAGNWMHDYQYIRMENERYRRIHPIDVARVHADHRAWLEARLSEPFSGRTIVVTHHAPLGACLKDEHGISSAYASDLSGLIDTYQPYRWLYGHTHHPCALQRGRTDLRNVSIGYPHEMGTIVLPALANFRK; this is encoded by the coding sequence ATGACAGACACTCCAAAAGTCATGGTTCTGGCTGATCTGCATCTGGATGAATGGCTGGCCGCGGGCCGCGATCCGCTTGCGGCCCTCGACGCGGGCATGCTGGCGGCGCTCGACGCGCTGATCGTGGCGGGCGACCTCGCAAACAAGCCCAAGGTGCGCTGGTCCAAGCTGCTGGCGCATCTGGGCCAGTATGTTCCGCTGTCCCGCATCCATGTGCTGCCCGGTAATCATGATTACTACGATCATGTGCTGGACGGGGACGAGCGGCTGGCGCGTATCTGCACTGAGGCAGGCGCTCACTTCGCGCAGAAGCGCGTGATCGCGTTCGGCGCAACCCGGTATCTCTGCTGCACGCTCTGGACCGACTTTGCCATCCGAGGATCGGTTGAGGGCGGCATGTATGAGGCTGGGAATTGGATGCACGATTACCAATACATTCGCATGGAGAACGAGCGCTATAGGCGCATCCATCCCATCGATGTCGCACGCGTGCATGCAGACCATCGCGCTTGGCTCGAAGCACGCCTGTCAGAGCCGTTCTCGGGGCGCACGATTGTCGTGACGCATCACGCCCCCCTCGGCGCCTGCCTGAAGGATGAGCATGGTATTTCCAGCGCCTATGCCTCTGATCTCTCGGGCCTGATCGATACCTATCAGCCCTACAGATGGCTCTATGGTCATACCCATCATCCTTGCGCGCTGCAGCGGGGCAGGACTGACCTGCGAAACGTGTCCATCGGCTATCCCCATGAAATGGGCACCATCGTCCTGCCCGCGCTCGCCAACTTCAGGAAGTAG